The following proteins come from a genomic window of Leptospira neocaledonica:
- a CDS encoding acyl-CoA dehydrogenase family protein — MMKELREKLSSFPPGEFRSVYKSSLPDIAKAGLLNALKDGGFRAFHEKLILIPSFPHGIGVGVGLMAQTNVAGKILKLVLGSEEGASIREESKSLVLELQDRLVNGLGILGLGVSEPGWMGKLTNLTSTAKVLLSGEIELNFHKGFVTNGADAEGYLVVAREEEKNRFGVFFIPRDFPGLKIEEVYLDVAREATHCKITGENFKIPSHYHFIEDYSKLGADIHLSEMLSAAVLFCGAIRKIVSDLSHGNESRERFSVLGKLWDLSGLLYGKCLEISDKKDKDPNYKIEEDHPYGYEAILDECISILESIPNFDHKKEYPDLGLFCTIHPARSPVYIKNRLKQSKSWRKFGNFKEV; from the coding sequence ATGATGAAAGAATTAAGAGAGAAACTTTCTTCCTTTCCTCCGGGAGAATTCAGATCCGTTTATAAATCCTCTTTGCCAGATATAGCAAAGGCAGGACTACTTAATGCCTTAAAAGACGGCGGATTCAGAGCATTTCACGAAAAGTTAATATTAATTCCTTCTTTTCCCCATGGGATAGGAGTTGGGGTAGGGCTGATGGCCCAAACAAATGTAGCCGGAAAGATCCTGAAATTAGTTCTCGGTTCCGAAGAGGGAGCTTCTATCCGAGAAGAATCCAAAAGTTTGGTATTGGAGCTCCAGGATAGATTAGTAAACGGCCTCGGAATTTTGGGACTTGGAGTGAGTGAACCAGGTTGGATGGGAAAACTAACCAATCTTACATCTACGGCAAAAGTACTTCTGAGTGGAGAAATTGAATTAAATTTTCACAAAGGATTCGTAACAAACGGCGCAGATGCAGAAGGTTACTTGGTCGTAGCCAGAGAAGAAGAGAAAAATCGTTTCGGAGTATTTTTTATTCCAAGAGATTTCCCCGGTTTAAAAATCGAAGAGGTGTATCTGGACGTCGCTAGAGAAGCTACCCATTGTAAGATCACAGGTGAAAATTTCAAAATCCCTTCTCATTATCATTTTATAGAAGATTATTCTAAACTAGGTGCCGATATCCATTTGTCAGAAATGTTATCCGCCGCAGTTTTATTCTGTGGAGCCATCCGTAAAATTGTTTCCGATCTAAGCCACGGAAACGAATCCAGAGAGAGATTTTCCGTTTTGGGAAAACTCTGGGACCTGAGCGGACTACTTTACGGAAAATGTTTGGAAATTTCCGACAAAAAGGATAAGGATCCGAATTACAAAATAGAAGAGGATCATCCTTATGGATACGAAGCAATCTTGGACGAATGTATCTCTATCTTAGAATCGATTCCGAACTTCGATCATAAAAAAGAATATCCTGACCTGGGACTTTTCTGTACAATCCATCC
- the uvrA gene encoding excinuclease ABC subunit UvrA, which translates to MDHIRIRGAREHNLKNINVDIPRDKLVVITGLSGSGKSSLAFDTIYAEGQRRYVESLSAYARQFLGQMEKPDLDLIEGLSPAISIEQKTTHRNPRSTVGTVTEIYDYLRLLYARVGKPHCPICGTPIQSLSIDQITERILNFPEGTKIQILAPIVSGKKGEHKDVLEKIRKDGFNRIRLNGEIKTLDEEIVLKKSFKATIEIVVDRLVIKDGIRSRLTDSVETALKQSEGILLMDDGKKDHTFSQKLSCPNHPEESLPELSPRLFSFNSPFGACETCDGLGSLLEFDEDLLITDSELSLVEGCIEAWAGAKSNSYWFLTTVHSLAKKLKFDYNIPWKDLPKKVRDTILYGDKNLKIDYDFRNEKSHYEFSREFEGVIPNLKRRYKEGSEARRQQLEGYMTNHNCPACEGKRLKPVSLHVEVNGLTIDKFSAFSVEKGLDFVKSMKPKGSEEIIARPILKEIQQRLTFLNDVGVGYLSLERAAGTLSGGEAQRIRLATQIGSRLQGVLYILDEPSIGLHQRDNTKLVNTLKDLRDLGNTVLVVEHDQETMEEADWLIDMGPGAGVHGGTIVCSGTPEEVSKNKNSLTGKFLSGKEFIPVPKSVRTGNGKKLKIVNAKENNLKNVSVEIPLGKLIVVTGVSGSGKSTLINDILYNAAAHKVMKMRTVWGKHEKITGLEEIDKIINIDQSPIGRTPRSNPATYTGLFTVVRDMFAGLEESKLRGYSPGRFSFNVSGGRCETCEGDGILKIEMHFLPDVYVTCDVCKGKRYNQETLEVRYKGKNIYEILEMTVEDSVPFFENIPALKRKLETLGEVGLGYIKLGQPATTFSGGEAQRIKLATELSKRPTGKTLYILDEPTTGLHFEDVRHLMTVLHTLVDRGNSMIVIEHNLDVIKQADWIIDLGPEGGEGGGKIIAEGTPTEIAKVKESFTGQYLKKVLGNPGKKAG; encoded by the coding sequence TTGGATCATATCCGCATCCGAGGAGCTCGGGAGCATAATCTTAAGAATATCAATGTGGATATTCCGCGGGACAAACTCGTTGTGATCACTGGACTTTCCGGTTCAGGTAAATCTTCTCTTGCTTTCGATACGATCTATGCGGAAGGACAAAGAAGATATGTAGAAAGTCTTTCTGCGTATGCTAGACAATTTTTAGGCCAGATGGAAAAACCCGATTTGGATCTCATCGAAGGGCTTTCTCCTGCAATTTCTATAGAACAGAAGACCACACATCGTAACCCAAGATCCACTGTAGGAACTGTGACAGAGATCTATGATTATCTGCGCCTTTTATATGCGAGAGTTGGAAAACCCCATTGTCCAATCTGTGGAACTCCGATCCAATCTCTCTCCATCGACCAAATCACCGAAAGGATCTTAAATTTTCCCGAAGGAACTAAGATCCAAATATTGGCTCCGATCGTTTCCGGAAAAAAGGGAGAACATAAAGATGTTCTGGAGAAGATTCGAAAAGACGGCTTCAACAGGATCCGTTTGAACGGCGAGATCAAAACTTTAGACGAAGAAATCGTTCTCAAAAAAAGTTTTAAGGCGACGATTGAGATCGTAGTGGATCGTCTTGTGATCAAGGACGGAATACGTTCCCGTTTGACCGACTCAGTCGAAACTGCTCTTAAACAATCGGAAGGAATTCTTCTCATGGATGATGGGAAGAAGGACCATACATTCTCCCAAAAACTTTCTTGCCCGAATCACCCAGAAGAATCTTTACCCGAACTTTCTCCTAGATTATTTTCATTTAACTCTCCCTTCGGCGCCTGCGAGACATGTGACGGACTCGGAAGCCTTCTGGAATTTGATGAGGATCTTTTAATTACAGATTCGGAACTCTCCTTGGTCGAGGGTTGTATCGAAGCCTGGGCAGGAGCAAAGAGTAATAGTTATTGGTTTTTAACAACCGTTCATTCTTTGGCTAAAAAATTAAAATTTGATTATAATATTCCTTGGAAGGATCTTCCTAAGAAGGTAAGGGATACCATCCTTTACGGAGATAAAAATCTCAAAATAGATTACGATTTCAGAAATGAAAAATCACATTATGAATTCAGTAGAGAATTCGAAGGTGTGATCCCAAACTTAAAAAGAAGATATAAAGAAGGCTCAGAAGCAAGACGCCAGCAGTTAGAAGGATATATGACCAATCATAATTGTCCTGCTTGCGAAGGAAAACGTCTGAAACCTGTAAGCCTTCATGTAGAAGTGAATGGTCTGACAATAGATAAATTTTCCGCTTTCAGTGTGGAGAAGGGCTTAGACTTCGTAAAATCCATGAAGCCTAAGGGAAGTGAAGAAATAATCGCAAGACCTATTCTGAAGGAAATCCAACAAAGACTTACTTTCTTAAACGATGTGGGAGTGGGCTACCTAAGTTTAGAACGAGCCGCTGGAACTCTTTCCGGCGGAGAAGCCCAAAGGATCAGACTAGCTACGCAGATCGGATCCAGGTTACAAGGTGTATTATATATCTTAGATGAACCCTCTATCGGTCTTCACCAGAGAGATAATACTAAATTAGTAAATACTCTCAAGGATCTGAGAGATTTAGGAAACACCGTTTTAGTAGTAGAGCATGACCAAGAAACCATGGAAGAAGCCGACTGGCTGATCGATATGGGACCGGGCGCGGGTGTTCATGGTGGAACAATTGTTTGTTCCGGAACTCCGGAAGAAGTTTCTAAAAACAAAAATTCTCTTACCGGTAAGTTTTTATCCGGCAAAGAATTTATTCCGGTTCCTAAATCTGTCCGAACAGGAAACGGCAAAAAACTCAAGATCGTAAACGCGAAAGAGAATAATCTTAAAAACGTAAGTGTGGAGATCCCACTCGGCAAACTGATCGTGGTGACCGGTGTTTCCGGTTCGGGGAAATCCACCCTGATCAACGATATCCTCTATAATGCAGCGGCTCATAAAGTGATGAAGATGAGGACTGTCTGGGGAAAACACGAGAAGATCACAGGTCTGGAAGAAATAGATAAGATCATCAATATAGACCAGTCTCCTATCGGTAGAACTCCTAGATCTAACCCGGCCACTTATACAGGGCTTTTCACAGTAGTACGCGACATGTTTGCGGGGTTAGAAGAATCCAAACTCAGAGGTTATTCTCCGGGAAGATTCAGCTTTAACGTAAGTGGGGGACGATGTGAAACCTGTGAGGGAGACGGTATCCTAAAAATAGAGATGCACTTTCTTCCGGACGTATATGTGACCTGCGATGTTTGTAAAGGAAAACGTTATAACCAAGAAACATTAGAAGTTCGTTATAAAGGTAAAAATATTTACGAAATCCTGGAAATGACTGTAGAAGATTCAGTTCCATTCTTTGAGAATATTCCTGCTTTAAAAAGAAAACTGGAAACCTTGGGCGAAGTCGGCCTTGGCTATATCAAATTGGGGCAGCCTGCTACAACATTCTCTGGCGGAGAAGCACAAAGGATTAAACTGGCCACCGAATTATCTAAACGGCCTACTGGAAAAACATTGTATATTCTGGATGAACCTACAACCGGCCTTCATTTCGAAGACGTTCGACATTTGATGACTGTTTTGCATACTCTTGTGGATCGTGGAAATTCCATGATTGTGATCGAGCATAATCTGGATGTGATCAAACAAGCGGATTGGATCATCGACCTAGGACCTGAAGGAGGAGAAGGTGGTGGAAAGATCATCGCTGAAGGAACTCCAACGGAGATTGCAAAGGTCAAAGAATCTTTTACAGGCCAATACTTGAAAAAAGTTTTGGGAAATCCAGGGAAGAAGGCAGGTTAA